DNA from Streptomyces rishiriensis:
CGCCGGGGATTCACCGCTGACCTCGCGTGAGGCGGAGGTTCTCGAACTCGCCGCCGACGGGGCGCCCGTCGCGGAGATCGCCGAGCGGGCCGCGCTGTCCCAGGGGACCGTACGGAACTACCTGTCGTCGGCCGTCTCCAAGCTCGGGGCGGAGAACCGTCACGCGGCGGTGCGGCTCGCCCGGGAGCGGGGTTGGGTATAGTTGGCCTCGCGCCACGGCGCAGTGCGGACGTAGCTCAGTTGGTAGAGCGCAACCTTGCCAAGGTTGAGGTCGCGAGTTCGAGCCTCGTCGTCCGCTCCATCGCAAAGGCCCCGGTCATCGACCGGGGCCTTTCGCGTCAGGCCCAGCTGGTGCCGGTGAGGCGCTCGTAGGCCTCGACGTACTTCGCGCGGGTCGCGTCGACGATGTCTTGCGGCAGGGGCGGCGGGGGCTGCTCGCTCGCCCGGTCCCAGCCGGACTCGGCCGAGGTCAGCCAGTCGCGCACGAACTGCTTGTCGTACGAGGGCTGCGCGCGGCCGGGCTGCCACTGGTCGGCGGGCCAGAAGCGGGAGGAGTCCGGGGTGAGGACCTCGTCGGCGATGACCAGGTTCTCGCCCTCGAAGCCGAACTCGAACTTGGTGTCGGCGAGGATGATGCCCCGGTCGCGGGCGATGTCGCGGGCGCGGCCGTAGACGGCGAGGGTCGCCTGGCGGAGCTGGGCGGCGGTCTCGGCACCGACCTGGCGGGCCACCTCCTCGTAGGAGACGTTCTCGTCGTGCTCGCCGACGGCGGCCTTGGTGGCCGGGGTGAAGATCGGCGCGGGGAGTTCACTGCCGTCGACCAGGCCCTCGGGCAGGGCGAGGCCGCAGACCGTGCGGGACTCCTTGTACTCGACGAGGCCCGAGCCGGTGAGGTAGCCGCGGGCCACGCATTCGACGGGGATCATCTGGAGCGACTTGCAGACCAGGGTGCGGCCGGCCCAGTCGGCGGGGGCGCCGGCCGGCAGTTCCGTGCTCAGGACGTGGTTCGGGACCAGGTCGCGGAGCTGGTCGAACCACCAGAGGGACAGCTGGGTGAGGACACGTCCCTTGTCGGGGATCTCGGTCGGCAGCACCCAGTCGAAGGCGGAGGTGCGGTCGCTGGCGACCATCACGAGGTCGCCCGCCTCGTTGCGGTACAGCTCGCGCACCTTGCCGGTGTGCAGATGCACCAGGCCCGGCACCTGAAGGGGCTCGGGCTTTTCTACGAATCCGGACACGGTTCCTCCCCGTGGTTCTGTCCTAGTGGGTCGATTGTCCCGTACATCGGGATCGCTCGAGGACAGCGGGTCGGGCCGGCGGGCGTAGGGGTGTCAGTCGCGTTTGCAGATGCGGTCCAGGAGGTTGGCCGTGGCGCGCTGGACGCGGGGGTCCACATGGCCGGGGCGGTCCAGGGCCGGGGACCAGGCGAAGGTGCCGGAGGCGAAGACCAGGGCGCCCGAAGGGGCCCGGTAGAGGGAGGTCTCCTGGTGGCGGAGGACCCCCTCGCTGTCGGCGTACGGGGAGTGGGCGAGGAGTATGCGGTCCTCGTGGGGTGGCAGGGGGGTGCGCGGGAAGTAGCGGTCGGCCTCGCCCGCGACCAGGTCCTCGATGCCGTCGCCGTCGCACGCGCCGGTCGCCTCCCACAGCCAGTGGTCGGCGTTGCGGACGATCAGCGGGTGGGGCTCGGGCACCCGGCCCGCGTACTGGATGCCGACCAGCTGCTGTTCGGCACGGTCGATCTCCCGCCAGAGGACGGGTTTGCCGGGGCCCTTGCGCTTGCGGCAGGTCAGCAGGCGACCGGGGACGCCGGACGGGGAGGGGCCCAACTCCACCTGCCAGTAGAGGGAGTTGGCGGACAGGAAGACCAGTGAGGTGCCGCTGTCACGAGCGAGTTCCACGGTGCGGCGCATGCTCGTCGACCAGTACTCGTCATGGCCGGGGAAGACCAGGCCGCGGTAGCGGGTGGGGTCGATGTGACCGGCGTGCAGGTCGCGGGCGTCTGCGTAGGCGAGGTCGTAGCCGTAGCGCTCGGCCCAGCGGATGAAGTCGTAGGCGTGGCCGACGTGGAGGGGCAGGCCCGCGCCGGCGTAGGGGCGGTCGAAGGAGACCGTGGTCGCGGCGTCGGCCTCGCCGAGGAGACGGCCGTCGTCGTCCCACGCGTGGTAGAGACTCGCGCCGCTGCGGCCGTCCTCGGGGTAGAGGTTGTACGCCTGCCAGGTGATGTCGGGGAGCAGCAGAAGCAGATCGGCGGGGTGGTGGTCGCGGACCGTGAAAGGGACGTGGGAGCGGTAGCCGTCGACAGTGGTGAGGACGGCCACGTACGCGCCGACGTTCCAGTAGGAGGGGACCTGAAGGCGCCAGGAGAGCCACCAGTGGTGGCAGGAGACCGTCCGGTCGGCGGTCAGCGGCGGGGGCTGGACGATGCCGGAGAGGCGCGGGCTGGTGGTGATCTTGGCGGCGCCGTCGCCGTCGTAGTGACCGATGCGGTAGACGTCGACGCTGAATTCCTGGGGCGGGTCGACCGTGATGTGGAAGTCGACGGCTTCGCCGGGGGCGACCGCGCCGGTGGAGACGAAGCCCTTGATCTGGCGGCGCACGTCGTCGGCCGATCGGGGACCGCCCGCCGAGGAGGAGGCGCGGGGGGCCGGGACGCGCGGGCCGCCCTCGGCGGGGGCCGGGACGGCGTCCACGTACCAGGGCACTACGTGGCCGGTGTCGTCGAAGTACGTCTCGCTGCCCCGCAGCCAGGGGACGGGGCCCTGTCCGAAGGGGTCCGTCACGGCGTGGGCCAGTGCTCCCGACTCCCATCGGCGGATGTGTTCCGGTCCTGGTCCGGGTCCCATGGTGCTCCCCTCCCTTGTGCCCCCGTGGTGCCTGGTGCGTACGCCGTACGTGACCGCCTTGCGCGTTTGTCCTATGTCGCAAGCCCTTGCCATGGGCTCGATCGGTCCCAGCACATCACATGACGCGCGCAGGCAGTCACTATTCGTTGCGAATTGGCCGAAAGTGGAATATAGAGCTCCGTTAGTGCTTGGGCGAGTTTGGCTGCCGGGGGTTGTCCGGGGCCAGGCCGTCCGGGGTTGGGCGGCGCGGGGCGGCGCCGGTGCTCCGGCCCGCTCAGCCGAGCCGAACCGGCTTCTCCGGGCGTATGCCGAGCTCCACCAGCCAGGTGCGCAGGGGGACCGCGTCGCCGTCCTCGACCAGGCTGAGCACCCGGGGGGCCAGATCGGCCACGCGCTCGCCGTCGACCAGGAGGGTCGGGCCGTCGAGCCAGTCGAGACCCGGAACCGCGCCGACGGTGTCCATCGCGGCGCAGCAGACCATCGCCGTGACGTGATCGGCCAGGAGCTCGCGGTCCGTGCGCGGCGGCTGGAGGGGGAAGAGCGGAAGCGCTTCCTCGTCCCAGAGCGCCATGTCGGGGCCCTGCCCGGACGCCGGAGGACCGGCCTGAGCGGGCGGCGCGGCCGCCGCCGCCGCGGCTTCCTCGCGCCCCAGCTCGGCCCCGAGCCCGGCGGCGAGAGCAAGGCTGCGGGGGTTCGGCGGCGGGGGCTCCTCGTCACCGGCGAGGAGCGCGGACTCCGGAGCGGTGACGGGGGCCGGTGCTTGGGGCGGATCGACGGCCGGGGCGGGGCCCTGGTCGAGGTTCGCGTCCTGGTCGGGGTTCCCTGCCTGGTCGGGGTCCGGCACGACGTTTGGGTCGGCCGAGGCGGGGACGGGCACGGGAGCGGAGGCATGGCCGGAGGCGGAGGCGGGGTGCCCGGCAGGTGTCGGCGTGACCGGGAGACCGGTCGGGCTGGTGGGCTCCGTGGGATCCATGGGGCCGGTGGGGCTCGGCTCCATGGGGTTGACGCCGGTGACGCCGGGGCCAGTGGGCTCGCTGAGGCCCGCAAAGCCATCGGCGCTAGCGGCGCCAGGACCAGCGGGGTCGGTGGCACCCGTAGAGCCAGCAGTGGCAACAGCGGCAGGACCGGCGGGCTCAGCGGCGGGCTCACCGGCGACCGTAGAGCCAGCGGCGCGAGGACCCATGGGGTCATTGACGTCCGCGGATCCGTGAGGAGACGTGGGCGCGTCGGGGCTTGGTCCGGCGCCGGATGCCGGGCGTGTAGGGGCGCTCGGCTCTGCCGTGGCGTCACGTGGGACCGAGGCACGTGTCGCCGCCGGGTCGAAGGGGGCCGCTGAAGCGGGCGGTGCCGTCAGGTGGGTCGGCTCGGGGCCGTCCGCGGCGGTGGGCCGGTCCGTCGGTCTGTCCGTCAGGTGATCCAGGACCCGGGCCAGCGTGGGGCCGCCGGGGCGGACCGTGCCGGTCGGGTCGTGGGGGCGGCGGACGCCGAGGATGTCGAGGACTCGGTGGAGCCGGGCGGCGTCGGTACGCCACTTGCGGTCGACGACCTCGTCCGGATAGTCCTCCCAGGCCACCGGCGACCAGTCCGGGCCCGGGTCCGCGGGCCCGCCGTGGAAGAGGCGGGCGGCGAGCAGCGAGGTGGCCTCGTCGATCGTGCCGGGCTCTTCGAGGAGGTCGCAGGCGGGGCGCTCGCCGAGGCGGGAGGTGAACCCCTCGGCCAGCCGGTCGCGCCGGGACAGCTCGGTGAGGGCGGCGACGACGCCCGCGTCCAGCCGGGAGGGCCAGCGGCCCATCCGCCAGGCGGGCAGCGCCACCCGCGTCAGAAGCCGGTCCCAGCCCGCGTAGGCCAGGCCCACCTGCTCCTGGGCGACGATGCGCAGTCCGTAGTCCACAGTCTGTGCGCGCTCGGAGGCCGCTGCGGCGACGCCCCGCTCCATCTCGCCGGCGTGGAGCTGGCAGCCGCGCAGCATCAGGCGCGCGACCCAGCCGATGCCCGAGCAGGCCGGGCGCAGTGCGGGATACCGGTCGCCGCGGTAGGCGCAGACGGCCACCGCGGCGTCCAGCCCGCGCACGAAGCGCCGGGCCGCGGCTATGTCGGGGTGCGCCGAGGGGCCCGTACCGGCGACGACCGGGGCCAGCACGGCACGCAGCTCGCCGACGCGCATCCACCACAGGAAAGGCGAGCCGATGACGAGGACGGGTGTCGCCGTCGTACGGCGGTGCAGGGGGCCGTGGGAGCCGCCCGGACCGGCTATCTCGTCCGCACCGCGCGACGGGGACGGGCCGTGGGCCCGGTGGGTACGGTCCTCCAGCCAGCTGTCGCAGTCCGGCGTGAGCGCTATCGCGGAGGGCGCGGGGACGTCGAGACGGTCGGCGAGGTCGCGGACCAGCCGGTAGAGGTCGGGGGCCGCCTCCTCGGCGACGGCGACCGTGGGGCTGACGGCGGGGCGCGCCCGGGCGACGACCAGGCCGATGACACCGGCAGCCAGCAGGACGACCAGCGCGACGACGGACACGGCCCAGCGGGCGGTGTCCCATCCCGGGCCCACGAAGTGCCCGGTGGAACGGCCCGCCAGCAGGATCACCGCGGCGGCCGCGGGCAGCAGCGCGACGGCGAGCGCCCGGCTGCGGATGCGAAGCACCGCAAGTGCCCGGGCCCGCGCGGCCTGCGCGCCCATCTCGACTCCCGTACCGGTCACGACCGGACCTCACCCCCTCCCTACGGTCCTGTTTCCCCCGGCTGTCTTCGCAGTGGTCACTCCCCCACTGTGGCACCGACCACTGACATCGCAATGCCGGTGGGCCAAGTGCCGGAACCCGCGCCGGAACGCTTGCGCCGCACCCTAGTTGGCACTCCGGCCCACGTCAGCCGGATAGCTCAGCGGTCACACGATGGAATGGCTTTGGGGAAAGGTGGATGACGGTGGGCAAAGATCAGGCCCCGGGTTCCACGGGTCCTCCGTGCGGAGTTCCATGGTGGCCCGGGGCCTGGGAGATCCCTGCTGTCGCCTGCTGAGGCGCTGTTCGCCTGACCGTGCGGGCCGCCTGCCGACGTGCGCCGCGGCGCGGGTCATGCGCCTGCCGCCGCCTTCGCGGCGATGTCCGTACGGTGCTGCGAGCCGTCGAGCCCGATGCGGCCGACCGCCTCGTACGCGCGCTCGCGGGCCTCGGTGAGGTCCGTGCCGGTCGCGGTGACGGACAGTACGCGCCCGCCCGCGCTGACGACCGTGTCGCGGTCGGCACCGTCGTACTTCGTCCCGGCGTGCAGGACGTAGGCGTGCGGGGCGTCCTCGGCGGCCACCTCTGCGAGGCCGGAGATCGGGTCACCGGTGCGCGGGGTGCCGGGGTAGTTGTGCGAGGCGATGACGACGGTGACGGCCGCGTCGTCGCTCCAGCGCAGGGCCGGCAGGTCGGCGAGGCCGCCGGTGGCGGCCGCCATCAGCACACCGGCCAGCGGGGTCTTCAACCTGGCCAGGACGACCTGCGTCTCGGGGTCGCCGAAGCGGGCGTTGAACTCGATGACCCGGATGCCGCGGCCGGTGATCGCGAGGCCCGCGTAGAGCAGTCCCGAGAAGGGGGTGCCGCGGTGACGCATCTCGTCGACGGTCGGCTGGAGAACGGTCTCCAGGACCTCGTCGACCAGTTTCGGGTCGGCCCAGGGCAGCGGCGAGTAGGCGCCCATGCCGCCCGTGTTGGGGCCCTCGTCGCCGTCGAGCGCGCGCTTGAAGTCCTGGGCGGGCTGGAGCGGGACGACGCTCACCCCGTCGGTGATCGCGAAGAGGGAGACCTCCGGGCCGTCGAGGAACTCCTCGATGACGACGCTTCCCCGCTGCCCGGACGGTGTGGAAGGCACCCCCATGCAGCCGGCCGCGTGCGCCGCGGCGGTCTCCAGGTCGTCGGTGACGACGACGCCCTTGCCGGCGGCCAGACCGTCGTCCTTGACGACGTACGGCGCGCCGAAGGCGTCGAGGGCCTCGGCGACCTCTTCCGGGGTGGTGCAGACGTAGGAGCGGGCGGTCGGCACACCGGCCGCGGCCATCACGTCCTTGGCGAACGCCTTGGAGCCCTCGAGCTGCGCGGCCTCCTTGGAGGGGCCGAACACCGGGATGCCCGCGTCGCGCACGGCGTCGGCGACCCCGGCGACCAGCGGCGCCTCCGGGCCTACGACGACCAGCTCGGCGCCGAGCTCGACGGCCAGCGCGGACACGGCCTCGCCGTCCATGGCGTCGACCTGGTGCAGCTCGGCCACCTCGGCGATGCCGGCGTTGCCGGGGGCGCAGTGCAGCGCGGTGACGGCGGGGTCGAGGGACAGTGAGCGGCACAGGGCGTGTTCGCGGGCGCCGCTGCCGATGACGAGGACGTTCACGGGGGTCAGCCTAACGGGCGGGGACGGGGGCGTTTTGTGCGGGCTTCCGAAAGCCGGGAGGGGACGACGTCGTGCGTTCCTCCAAGGGCTCCTCCGGGCAACCGGGCCGGAGGGTGAGGCGTCGCCGAGGGGACGTCCGTGTCTCCCCCGGACTTCCTCCCGCTACTCGTTGGTGAACTCCTCCACCACCGTCGCTCCGAGCTCGCGCACGATCAGTTCGTACCCGGAGAGGGCCGACTCATTGAGATCGGGGTCGTCGTCCTCCGCGGTGTCGTCCTCCGGAGCCACCGGTTCCGGGGCGGGCGGACGCGACGGCGCCGGGGCGGGCGCGGCGTGGGCCGACGCCGAGGCCGACGACGACGCGTGCCGGGCAGGGGCGGCGGGAGCGGCCGGCGCCTGGGGCGCGGCCATGCCCGAGGGGGCGGCCGAACCTCCGCCGCCACCGCCGCCGTAGCCACCGGGGCTGTTGTGGCCGCCGGGGCTGCCGTAGCCGCCGGGCGCACCGCCTCCGCCACCACCGCCACCGCCACCGAAGCCGCCGCCGGGCGGGGGCCCCGAACCGCCGGAGGGGTCGACGACCGCGTCGATCTTCCACTGGACGCTGAACTGCTCGGCCAGCGCCTGCCGCAGCACGTCCTCGCTGCCGCTGCTCGTGAAGTTGTCGCGGGCGCCGGCGCTGACGAAGCCGAGCTGGAGGGTCGTGCCGTCGAAGCCCGCCACATGGGCGTTCTGGCTGAGCAGGATCCAGGTGAAGCGACGGCGGTTCTTGACCGCCTCCAGGATGTTCGGCCAGAGCATGCGGGGGTCGAGGCCGCCGACGGGGGGCGCGTACCCGCCCGCCGCGGGGGTGGGCGCGGGGGTGGCTGCCGGAGCCGGGGGACCGGCCGGGGCCGCCGGAGGGGAAGCGGGGGCCGCCTGCGCCGGGGGACGGCCGCTGCCCGCCGACGCGGCCGTGGGCCAGCCGCCGGGGCGGCGCCCGCTGCCCGCCGCGGTGGCGGTGGGCCAGGAACCGGGCGCGGGCTGGGCCGGGGCCTGAGGGCCGGCGGTCGGCATCTCCTCCACCGGCGGGGCGGAAGCCGCGACGGGAGAGGGAGTGGGTGCGGTGGCGTGGGCCGGGGCGGCGGCGGGTGGCACGGCCGGAGGCTGGACGGGCGCTGGCGGGGTCTGCGCGGCGGGCTCGGCCGGCCGGCCCGGCGCCTGCCCCGGACCCTGCCCCGGACCCGGACCCGGACCCGGACCCCGTACCGCGGCCCGGGCGGCCGCTGCCCCGCCACCGTGCGGGGTCGGCGCACCCCCGGCCAAGGGGGCGCCGCCGTGCGCCTCGGGCCCGGGCACGTAACCCATCGTCGGCATCGCGGGCGCTCCGGGCACCGCCCCCTGCCCCGCGCCGCCCGGCAAGAGGTTCACGCCGCGCTCGATGCGGTCGAGGCGGGCCATGACGGAGCGTTCGTCGCGGTAGGCGGCGGGCAGCATCACGCGCGCGCAGATCAGCTCGAGCTGGAGGCGGGGCGAGGTGGCGCCCCGCATCTCGGTCAGCCCCTCGTTGACCAGGTCGGCGGCGCGGCTCAGCTCCGCGGCGCCGAAGACGCCGGCCTGGGCCTGCATGCGCTCGATCACGTCGGCGGGGGCGTCGATGAGCCCCTTGTCGGCCGCGTCCGGGACGGCGGCGAGGATGACGAGGTCCCGCAGGCGCTCCAGCAGGTCGGTGACGAAGCGCCGGGGGTCGTTGCCTCCCTCGATGATCCGGTCGACCACCTCGAAGGCGGCGGCGCCGTCACCGGTGGCGAAGGCTTCGACGACGGAGTCGAGCAGCGAGCCGTCCGTGTAGCCGAGCAGGGAGGTGGCCATGGCGTACGTCACACCGGCGTCGCTCGCGCCGGCGAGCAGCTGGTCCATGACGGACATGGAGTCACGCACGGAACCCGCGCCGGAGCGCACGACGAGCGGCAGCACGCCTTCCTCGACGGGGATGGCCTCCTGCCCGCAGACCTCGCCGAGGTAGTCCCGCAGCGTCCCCGGCGGCACGAGCCGGAACGGATAGTGGTGGGTCCGCGACCGGATGGTCCCGATGACCTTCTCCGGCTCGGTGGTCGCGAAGATGAACTTCAGATGCTCCGGCGGCTCCTCGACGACCTTGAGAAGCGCGTTGAAGCCGGCCGACGTGACCATGTGGGCCTCGTCGATGATGTAGATCTTGTAGCGACTGCGGGCGGGCCCGAAGAAGGCCTTCTCTCGCAGGTCACGGGCGTCGTCCACACCGCCGTGCGAAGCCGCGTCGATCTCGATGACGTCGATGGACCCCGGGCCGTTCCTCGCCAGGTCCTTGCACGACTCGCACTCCCCGCACGGGGTCGGAGTGGGCCCCTGCTCGCAGTTCAGGCACCTGGCCAGGATCCGCGCGCTGGTGGTCTTCCCGCACCCGCGCGGCCCGCTGAACAGGTACGCGTGATTGACCCGGTTGTTCCGTAGCGCCTGCTGCAGCGGGCCGGTGACATGCTCCTGCCCGATGACCTCGGCGAACGACTCCGGGCGATAGCGGCGGTACAGCGCGAGAGACGACACGCATACGAGGTTATAGGCGACCACCGACATCGGGTCCCGCGCGGATCCGGCGCCCGGCTCCCACCGGGAACGCAAGCGCCCCCCACGCACCCGCCAGAGCCGACCTACCCTTGCTGCCTTCCGGCCCTGGGGGAGTTCAGTCAGATAGCGCCGCGTGAGGGGCTGCGCACAGGCTACAGGATCTGAGCGGGGGGAACGAGTTCGCGAGCACTCCTCAACGTCTTGTATTGTTTGCCGCGGAGGATTCGCCTAGTGGCCTAGGGCGCACGCTTGGAAAGCGTGTTGGGGGCAACCCCTCACGAGTTCGAATCTCGTATCCTCCGCCAGTGCCTCACCGGGCACGAAGTCGAAGGGCCCCACCGTTCGCGGTGGGGCCCTTCGACTTTGCCCCGCCCGCCTGCCGGCTCGGTTCCTGCCGGTTCCGTGGGTCCGGACGGCGGCGACGGCATCGGCGGCGCGCGCTCCTCGCCTCCGGGACCGGTCCGCGGATCCGGGACGTCCGCCCCGGCCGCCCCCAGTGCCGCGTGCCGACCGCCGACCGCCGACACGGACGTCACCACGCACCGGATGGCCCCACGTACCCGACGTCACCACCCACCCGGGTCCACGCGCGTGAAGTGGCTTCCGAAGGTAACGGTCTGTGCTGGGGTCGAGCGGGCGCTTTCGAGGGCTCACCGGCGAAGCCCCAGGTCAGAGGCGCGCGACTGTCCCTGTCCCGGCCGCAGCGGTGATCGCTGTCCGGGTCTGTGACGAACAGGGGAGAAAGACGACCGCTACGAGCGGCGCATGCAGGCCCATACTGGAGTCAATGACAAAGCCATCGGCACCGAAGCGATACTTGCCCACCAGCCCCTTCAAGGCCCCGGCCGCTCCGTCCCCGAAGCACTTCGAGGTGGGCGACCAGGTGACGCACGACATGTACGGTCTCGGCCGCGTGATCGGCATCGAGGACGGAATCGCGGCACTCGTGGATTTCGGTTCGGCGCAAATGCGGATCCTGAGCCCGTACACCAAGATGAGCAAGCTGTAGGACCGCTGTGCCCGGTCACGGCACGCCAGGTCCGTCCACGGCCCTGTAACGAATGGGAGACCTCTCATCGACCCGACCTCGCTGTTCTCCGCTCCGGAAGGGGCGACTCGCTATGCCACCGCGGCATCGCCGCCTCCGACGACCAACCCCTTCCAGGCCCCGGACTTCGGGGAGGACGAGATCTTCCTGATCGAGGATGCGCAGGCATCCCTCTCGGGCATGGGTGTGGATCGACGCCAGGCGAGCTAGCTCCGGCCGGTCACGGTGGCCCCGCAGTCGGCGGCCACGGGCCGTCCCGGTTCGCGCGCGCCGAAGGGCCCCACAGAAAACGGTGGGGCCCTTCGACATGTGCGCTCCCGACAGGTCAGCGGGCGCCCTCGGCGAGCAGGGCCAGCTCGTCCAGGAACGCCTCGGCCAGCAGGCCGGCGTCCTGGCCGCCGGAGTTGGTCGCGACGCTCAGCGTGTGGCCCTTGGCGCAGCCGCCCAGAGCGAAGGTCGCCGTGTCGGCCGGGGGCACCATGGGGACGATGGTGAGGTGGCGCAGCGGCCGTCCGGCCAGGGTCTGCCCCTGCTCGCGCAGGTGGACGTAGGAGCAGGCCGCCGGCGCGTACGCGGGCGCGAAGATCGTCCCGCCGGCCAGCGCCAGGGTTGCCCCGGGAACCGCCGCGAGCGTGCCCTCGACCAGCTTCTCGGCGGTGCGCCGGGGCCGGGTGACGGTGGTCAGCAGGCCGATGCACGCGGTCAGACGGGCCGCCGGGTCGGCGAGCGTCACCGGTGCGGGGACCCGCACGTTGGCGAAGGCGTTGCCGAGGAATTCGCCGCAGTCGTCGGGCCGCTCGTCGACCGGGACCGACAGCCACACCTGCCTCGGCTCCGGAGTCCGGCCACCGCCGGCGGACGCCGCATCGGGGGCGGCGGCGCAATCGCGCTCCGCAGCCGACAGACAGGCACGCAGGACTCCGGAGACCGTCGCCAGGAACACCTCGTTCGTGGTCGCCGGGCGGCCGGGACCGGCCGCTCCCACGGAGACGGCCGCGCGCGCGGCCCGCAGCACGTCGGCGCGCAGCCGTACGACGGTGTACGCGGGTTCGCGGGGCCCCCGGTGCGGCAGGGGCACCGCGCGGCCCGTGGTGAGCAGACCCGGCGGGCCGCCCCCCGTCGGGCCGGGGCCGACCGTCCGCCGCCGGGAGCCGGGCGCCGCCACGGACGCGCCGCCGTCCAGCGGCCGGCCGTCGTCGAAGAGCGCGCGCAGCAGGGTCGTCAGGGAACGGCCGTCGAGCAGGCTGTGGTGCATCCGGAACAGCAGGGAGAACTCCCCCTCCGTCTCCCCGCGCAGCAGGTGGAGGCCCCACGGCGGCCGGCCGGCAGGGAACGGGGTGTGGAACCACTGCCGGACCGCGTCCCGCAGGGTGAGGTCCGCGCTGTCGAGCTGCCGGGCCAGGTCGTGGCCGTCCCGCCGCTCCCAGCGGTGCCGGCCGGTCCACCGGGCCGGGCCGGTCCGGGCGCCGCCGGGAGCGACCAGGGTCTGGGTGAGCCTGGGCAGCGCCTTCCAGCGTTCCTCCACCAACGCCCGCAGCTCGTCCAGTGGCGGTGGGGCCCCCGCGAGGTCCAGGGCG
Protein-coding regions in this window:
- a CDS encoding DNA polymerase III subunit gamma and tau; the encoded protein is MSSLALYRRYRPESFAEVIGQEHVTGPLQQALRNNRVNHAYLFSGPRGCGKTTSARILARCLNCEQGPTPTPCGECESCKDLARNGPGSIDVIEIDAASHGGVDDARDLREKAFFGPARSRYKIYIIDEAHMVTSAGFNALLKVVEEPPEHLKFIFATTEPEKVIGTIRSRTHHYPFRLVPPGTLRDYLGEVCGQEAIPVEEGVLPLVVRSGAGSVRDSMSVMDQLLAGASDAGVTYAMATSLLGYTDGSLLDSVVEAFATGDGAAAFEVVDRIIEGGNDPRRFVTDLLERLRDLVILAAVPDAADKGLIDAPADVIERMQAQAGVFGAAELSRAADLVNEGLTEMRGATSPRLQLELICARVMLPAAYRDERSVMARLDRIERGVNLLPGGAGQGAVPGAPAMPTMGYVPGPEAHGGAPLAGGAPTPHGGGAAAARAAVRGPGPGPGPGQGPGQAPGRPAEPAAQTPPAPVQPPAVPPAAAPAHATAPTPSPVAASAPPVEEMPTAGPQAPAQPAPGSWPTATAAGSGRRPGGWPTAASAGSGRPPAQAAPASPPAAPAGPPAPAATPAPTPAAGGYAPPVGGLDPRMLWPNILEAVKNRRRFTWILLSQNAHVAGFDGTTLQLGFVSAGARDNFTSSGSEDVLRQALAEQFSVQWKIDAVVDPSGGSGPPPGGGFGGGGGGGGGGAPGGYGSPGGHNSPGGYGGGGGGGSAAPSGMAAPQAPAAPAAPARHASSSASASAHAAPAPAPSRPPAPEPVAPEDDTAEDDDPDLNESALSGYELIVRELGATVVEEFTNE
- a CDS encoding wax ester/triacylglycerol synthase domain-containing protein produces the protein MPGSHLPLMEEGMARWPFGPPNAGIALDLAGAPPPLDELRALVEERWKALPRLTQTLVAPGGARTGPARWTGRHRWERRDGHDLARQLDSADLTLRDAVRQWFHTPFPAGRPPWGLHLLRGETEGEFSLLFRMHHSLLDGRSLTTLLRALFDDGRPLDGGASVAAPGSRRRTVGPGPTGGGPPGLLTTGRAVPLPHRGPREPAYTVVRLRADVLRAARAAVSVGAAGPGRPATTNEVFLATVSGVLRACLSAAERDCAAAPDAASAGGGRTPEPRQVWLSVPVDERPDDCGEFLGNAFANVRVPAPVTLADPAARLTACIGLLTTVTRPRRTAEKLVEGTLAAVPGATLALAGGTIFAPAYAPAACSYVHLREQGQTLAGRPLRHLTIVPMVPPADTATFALGGCAKGHTLSVATNSGGQDAGLLAEAFLDELALLAEGAR
- a CDS encoding phosphoribosylaminoimidazolesuccinocarboxamide synthase → MSGFVEKPEPLQVPGLVHLHTGKVRELYRNEAGDLVMVASDRTSAFDWVLPTEIPDKGRVLTQLSLWWFDQLRDLVPNHVLSTELPAGAPADWAGRTLVCKSLQMIPVECVARGYLTGSGLVEYKESRTVCGLALPEGLVDGSELPAPIFTPATKAAVGEHDENVSYEEVARQVGAETAAQLRQATLAVYGRARDIARDRGIILADTKFEFGFEGENLVIADEVLTPDSSRFWPADQWQPGRAQPSYDKQFVRDWLTSAESGWDRASEQPPPPLPQDIVDATRAKYVEAYERLTGTSWA
- a CDS encoding N,N-dimethylformamidase beta subunit family domain-containing protein, which gives rise to MGPGPGPEHIRRWESGALAHAVTDPFGQGPVPWLRGSETYFDDTGHVVPWYVDAVPAPAEGGPRVPAPRASSSAGGPRSADDVRRQIKGFVSTGAVAPGEAVDFHITVDPPQEFSVDVYRIGHYDGDGAAKITTSPRLSGIVQPPPLTADRTVSCHHWWLSWRLQVPSYWNVGAYVAVLTTVDGYRSHVPFTVRDHHPADLLLLLPDITWQAYNLYPEDGRSGASLYHAWDDDGRLLGEADAATTVSFDRPYAGAGLPLHVGHAYDFIRWAERYGYDLAYADARDLHAGHIDPTRYRGLVFPGHDEYWSTSMRRTVELARDSGTSLVFLSANSLYWQVELGPSPSGVPGRLLTCRKRKGPGKPVLWREIDRAEQQLVGIQYAGRVPEPHPLIVRNADHWLWEATGACDGDGIEDLVAGEADRYFPRTPLPPHEDRILLAHSPYADSEGVLRHQETSLYRAPSGALVFASGTFAWSPALDRPGHVDPRVQRATANLLDRICKRD
- the purD gene encoding phosphoribosylamine--glycine ligase; this translates as MNVLVIGSGAREHALCRSLSLDPAVTALHCAPGNAGIAEVAELHQVDAMDGEAVSALAVELGAELVVVGPEAPLVAGVADAVRDAGIPVFGPSKEAAQLEGSKAFAKDVMAAAGVPTARSYVCTTPEEVAEALDAFGAPYVVKDDGLAAGKGVVVTDDLETAAAHAAGCMGVPSTPSGQRGSVVIEEFLDGPEVSLFAITDGVSVVPLQPAQDFKRALDGDEGPNTGGMGAYSPLPWADPKLVDEVLETVLQPTVDEMRHRGTPFSGLLYAGLAITGRGIRVIEFNARFGDPETQVVLARLKTPLAGVLMAAATGGLADLPALRWSDDAAVTVVIASHNYPGTPRTGDPISGLAEVAAEDAPHAYVLHAGTKYDGADRDTVVSAGGRVLSVTATGTDLTEARERAYEAVGRIGLDGSQHRTDIAAKAAAGA